Below is a genomic region from Marinobacter salarius.
ACGATGCCCACCAGACTGGAAGAAATCAGGAACGGCTCAATGCCCATGTCCATCAGGCGGGTAATCGCACCCACTGCTGTGTTGGTGTGGAGAGTCGACAACACCAGGTGACCGGTCAAACTGGCCTGGACGGCGATTTCCGCCGTTTCCAGATCACGGATTTCACCAATCATGACCACATCCGGGTCCTGACGCAGAATGGCCCGGAGCCCACGCGCGAACGTCATGTCCACCTTGGTGTTGACCTGGGTCTGGCCAATACCTGGCAGGTTGTACTCGATCGGGTCTTCAACGGTCAGTATGTTCCGACTGCGATCATTGATTTCCTGCAGCGACGCATACAACGTTGTCGATTTACCAGAACCGGTGGGACCGGTTACCAGCAGGATGCCATAGGGCCGATAGATCAGCCGGCGCAGTGTTTTCAGATCGCCGCCTGCCATACCCAGGGATTCCAGGCGAATGCTCCCGGCCTGCTTGTCCAGAAGACGCAATACCACCCGTTCACCGCTGGATGACGGCATGGTGGACACACGAATGTCTACTTCACGTCCGGCAACTCGCAGAGCGATACGACCATCCTGTGGCACCCGTTTTTCTGCGATGTCCAGCTTGGCCATAACCTTGATCCGCGACACCAGCAAGGGCGCCAACGCACGCTTGGGCTGCACCACTTCCCGAAGTACACCGTCCACCCGGAAGCGCACCACAAGCCGTGTTTCGTAGGTTTCGATATGGACATCAGAGGCGCTGGTTTTGACCGCCTCGGTAAGAATGGCGTTGATGAGCCGGATGATCGGGGCGTCGTCTTCCTGCTCCAGCAGATCTTCGGTTTCCGGTACCGAATCCGCCAGCGACGCCAGGTCCATATCATCGCCAATACCTTCCACCATCTGCATGGCTTCGGCGGAATCATTCTGATAGGCCGCATTCAGCGCCGCGTCGAACCGGGCCGGATCAATGGGAGAGAACCTGGCGCGCCCACCACTGATGCGATTGGCTTCCGCCAGCGCCGAATGACCCGCCCCGGGCCTTACCAGGATTACAGGATCGCCGTCGTCGTCACGGGTCAGGATCACACCGTTGCGTTTGGCGAACGTGAAAGGTAAACGGCCGAGCGGAGCATCCTGCGGCTGAAGTTCTGTGTCTGTGTCCACGATCGTCCTCGTTTTGTTGCCGGGGCGGAAAGAAAAATGTTCCAGAATCCCTTTTTATTCAATTAATTCAGGAAGGCTACCATAGGATATGGAACCGCTGAATAACTCTATACACTATACTGCCAATAAATCGTTGCAGTCTGATAACCTGTGGGCCTTTTGCCGGCCCACACCTGCTCTTTTCGGGACATTCAATGCTTTTTACCAGTTCAAGGTTACCACTGATACTCACCATCGTCGCAGGCATCGCCATGATCACTGTGACAGCGTGGCAGGGCGTTCGTTTCTGGCAGGCTGAAACCAGTGCTGGCGACACCACTTCCGCTACAGGCATGGCAATAGCGGAAACCGGCACCCGGAAGGTACCAGAGGTAAACCTGGCCTCTTTTGCCCTGTTTGGAGAACCTGGCAAAGAGGTCCCCCAATCGGAACCCGACACCGAGAACCTGCCGGAAACCAATCTGCGTCTGTTTCTCCGCGGTGTATTGGCTGCATCCGGCGACTTTCCCGGCAGCGCCCTGGTTGAAGACGACAAACGAAACACCGAAGCCTATCTTGTCGGTGATCAGCTGCCCGGCAACGCCACACTTCGATCAGTACGTGCCAATCGAATCATTATTGAGCGTGGCGGCAAGCTGGAAAATCTCTACTTTCCAGAAGACGAGGACAGATCCGGTATCTCGATGGCCTCCACGCAAACCTCCGAGGACCAGGAAGAGCCCCGTGGCACACAGATACGTCCATCAGGCGTAGATAAACGCGCCTCCTCCGCCAACACAGACACCAGCGACCAACGCCGGGAGGAAATTCGGCAGCGCCTGGAACAACTTCGTGAACGCCTGAGAGCCAACAACTGAGGGCCGCCATGGAGACGGCCGCATCGAATCCTCGCCGCCGCGGTTCCCTGCTTTCCATGCTACTCATGGTCATCACGCTATCGGTGGCCGCCTTCGAACTCAGCGAACGACTCATGTCCTACGTGCGTTCGGAGTTCGGCGAGGAGGCCCACGGCCGGCTGGAAACCTGGCAGAGCCTCTACGATATGGCGTCCCGGGCAGCCATCGACCGACAGCTCCGGCTCGTGAATTCCTTTTTTAACCGGGTCCGGTTTGTCAGCGACATTGCCCACTGGGGAGAAGAAGACTACTGGGCGACGCCCGTTGAATTGCTGACCACCAACGGCGGAGATTGCGAGGACTTCTCCATCGCAAAATACCTCACCCTTAAATCCATGGGCGTTCCCGACGAGCAACTACGCATTGTCTACGTCAAGGCGCTGGAGCTGAACCAGGCGCATATGGTGTTGGCGTGGTATCCCGAGCCCGACGCCGATCCATTGATCCTCGACAACCTTATTAATGAGATCAAACCCGCGTCCCAGAGACGGGACCTGGAACCGGTCTACAGTTTTAACGGTGACGGCCTTTGGCTGAACCGCTCCGGTGGTGACTCCGAACGAATCGGGGAAGCGAGAAAACTGGAGCACTGGCAAAGCCTCAATGATCGCATGGTGGACAGCCTTCGCTAGACTCACCGCTGTCGGCATAAGACACAAGACTTGTCGTCACACGACACTGCGTTAACAGTACCCGGCGGTACAATCTGCCCCACGAGTAATCAGACGCACACACATTTACCAATAAGGAACGGCCAACATGCGACGCTGGAACGGCTGGGGAGATGACCAGTTCAATCTTGAGTTACCCAAAGAGGGGCAGCGGTTTCTGGACGAGCGCGTAGGGAGTGCCGTTCCACTCGCGGATGTATCTCTGGAACAGGTTTGCACTCAGGTGCCAGATAGTAGGCTGCCCCCGAATCCGGCCTGTATCGACGCGGCCGAAGATCGGGTGCGTCACGCCCGCGGGCAAAGCCTCGCAGACTGGCTCGCCATGCGCAGCGGCGACTTTGGCGTATTTCCCGATGGTGTTGCCTATCCGGAGTCGTCCCTGGATGTCCAGGCTCTGCTTCAGTATGCCGACGAGAACGGTATTGCTCTCATCCCCTATGGCGGCGGCACCAGCGTGGCGGGCCACATCAACCCCGTGGCCGGCGACCAGCCAGTGCTGACCGTTGATATGGGGCGGATGAATCGCCTGATAGACCTGGACAGGGAAAGCCAGATCGCCACTTTTGGGGCTGGCACCCCGGGACCGTTGGTGGAGTCACAGTTACGGGCTCTGGGTTATACCCTGGGGCACTTTCCGCAGTCTTTCGAACTGTCCACCATTGGCGGTTGGGTCGCCAGCCGGTCCAGCGGGCAGCAATCACTCCGCTATGGTCGTATCGAGCAGCTGTTTGCCGGGGGCCGCATCGAAACCCTGAAAGGCACGCTGGACATCCCCACGATTCCCGCCTCCAGTGCCGGCCCGGACATCCGCGAGATGATCCTGGGCTCCGAGGGTAGAATCGGCCTGATCACTGAAGTGAAAGTGCGTGTCACGCCCTTGCCGGCCCATGAAAGCTTTCATGTCATGTTCTTCCCTTCGTGGGACAAGGCTCGAACAGCGTGTCGCAAGCTGGTGCAGAACCGCACCCAGCTCTCGATGCTGCGCCTGAGCAACGCCACCGAGACCGAAACCCAGCTTGCCCTGGCGGGCCACCCCGGGATGATTGGCCTGCTTGAGTCCTATCTGGGCCTGCGGGGCGCCAAAGACGGCAAATGCATGATGACGTTTGGCGTCACAGGCAGCAAACGCCAATGCCGGAATGCCCTAAAGGAAACTCGCGAACTCTGCCGCGAGTTTGGTGGAATCTACACCGGTAAACAGCTGGGCGATAAATGGGCCGCCAAACGCTTCACCATGCCGTACCTGCGAGAAGCCCTCTGGGAACTCGGGTACGCCGTTGATACCCTGGAAACCGCCACCGACTGGGACAACGTCGACAAACTCTTAAACCAGATTGAAGAAAACCTCCGTAACCAGCTGAATGAAAAGAAAGAGCTGGTTCACGTTTTCACTCATCTTTCGCATTTCTATACCCAGGGCTGCAGCCTCTACACCACCTATGTGTTCCGGGTGGCCGACAGTTACGAGGAAACCCTGGCCCGCTGGAAAACCCTGAAAACCAGCACCTCTGAGATTATCGTTAACAACCGGGGCACCATTAGCCATCAGCATGGCGTTGGCAAGGATCACGCGCCCTTCCTGCCGGTCGAAAAAGGCGAGCTGGGCATGCTGGCCATCGGATCTCTTTGCCAGACATTCGATCCGGCCGGCTTGATGAACCCACAAACACTGGTTCAGAAGTAATGCCACTAACGCGCGAACAAAAACTTGACCAGCTGGCCCGTGGCGACGCCACCTTCGATGTGGTGGTGATCGGCGGGGGCATCACCGGAGCGGGCATCGCTCGCGAAGCCGCCGGCAGCGGCTTGAGCACCTTACTGGTAGAGCAACGAGACTTCTCCTGGGGGACCTCCAGCCGTTCTTCGAAGATGATCCACGGTGGCCTGCGCTACCTCGGCAGCGGGCACTTTCGCCTGACACGGGACGCGGTGCGGGAACGTGAGCGCCTGCTGGCAGAAGCGCCTGGGCTAATCGATCCCCTGCGCTTCATAATGCCTCACTACCAGAAACAGTTCCCCGGTCCCAAGCTGTTCCAGCTGCTGCTGCGTCTGTACGACCGACTTTCAGGACAGCCATCCAGGCAGCGACTCAGCCCGGCAGACACATCGCAGTGGGTGCCGGGCCTGTCCACCAACCACCTGACTGGTGCCAGCGGCTTCACCGATGCCGTTACCGACGATGCGCGTCTGGTGCAACGCGTACTCGAAGAAGCCGAGGCCGACGGTGCTGTCTGCCTGAATTACATGAAGGCGCAGGCAGTTCTCCGCAACAGTGAAACCAACGCCGTCACAGGCGTTCACCTTCTGGACACCAGCACAGAAGCCCAAACGCTGGAAAGGATCGTCAACACCCCACTGGTTATTAACGCCACGGGTGCCTGGGCGGGCCAGTTGAAGCAGACCGATAGTAGTGACACCCGAATACGTCCCCTGAGGGGAAGCCACCTGGTTATTCCTTATTCGCGTCTTCCGGTGTCCTGTTCGGTGTCGCTGTTTCATCCGGAGGACCGTCGGCCGGTATTCGCCTTCCCATGGCAAGGCACGACGGTGCTGGGGACCACGGACCTCGACCACACAGAATCGTTGTCCCATGAGCCCGCCATCAACCG
It encodes:
- a CDS encoding glycerol-3-phosphate dehydrogenase/oxidase; amino-acid sequence: MPLTREQKLDQLARGDATFDVVVIGGGITGAGIAREAAGSGLSTLLVEQRDFSWGTSSRSSKMIHGGLRYLGSGHFRLTRDAVRERERLLAEAPGLIDPLRFIMPHYQKQFPGPKLFQLLLRLYDRLSGQPSRQRLSPADTSQWVPGLSTNHLTGASGFTDAVTDDARLVQRVLEEAEADGAVCLNYMKAQAVLRNSETNAVTGVHLLDTSTEAQTLERIVNTPLVINATGAWAGQLKQTDSSDTRIRPLRGSHLVIPYSRLPVSCSVSLFHPEDRRPVFAFPWQGTTVLGTTDLDHTESLSHEPAINREELDYLLKISSSLFPSSAITERDVIATWAGVRPVVTQSPTLNQSKGTRKPSKENREHVIWSDNGLISVAGGKLTTFRLIAREVLERGQMPGFHLRSDALPVFASPPDLQRPDAISHQNWHRLQGFYGPALAEVLRAGTHETVGGTDTLWAELAWAAANTGVIHLDDLMLRRTRLGLVLPKGGKGLLPDIRCLCKPILGWDDTTWEREEARYLELWRSCYSLPATFPAKPGATG
- a CDS encoding FAD-binding oxidoreductase, with the translated sequence MRRWNGWGDDQFNLELPKEGQRFLDERVGSAVPLADVSLEQVCTQVPDSRLPPNPACIDAAEDRVRHARGQSLADWLAMRSGDFGVFPDGVAYPESSLDVQALLQYADENGIALIPYGGGTSVAGHINPVAGDQPVLTVDMGRMNRLIDLDRESQIATFGAGTPGPLVESQLRALGYTLGHFPQSFELSTIGGWVASRSSGQQSLRYGRIEQLFAGGRIETLKGTLDIPTIPASSAGPDIREMILGSEGRIGLITEVKVRVTPLPAHESFHVMFFPSWDKARTACRKLVQNRTQLSMLRLSNATETETQLALAGHPGMIGLLESYLGLRGAKDGKCMMTFGVTGSKRQCRNALKETRELCREFGGIYTGKQLGDKWAAKRFTMPYLREALWELGYAVDTLETATDWDNVDKLLNQIEENLRNQLNEKKELVHVFTHLSHFYTQGCSLYTTYVFRVADSYEETLARWKTLKTSTSEIIVNNRGTISHQHGVGKDHAPFLPVEKGELGMLAIGSLCQTFDPAGLMNPQTLVQK
- the gspE gene encoding type II secretion system ATPase GspE, with product MDTDTELQPQDAPLGRLPFTFAKRNGVILTRDDDGDPVILVRPGAGHSALAEANRISGGRARFSPIDPARFDAALNAAYQNDSAEAMQMVEGIGDDMDLASLADSVPETEDLLEQEDDAPIIRLINAILTEAVKTSASDVHIETYETRLVVRFRVDGVLREVVQPKRALAPLLVSRIKVMAKLDIAEKRVPQDGRIALRVAGREVDIRVSTMPSSSGERVVLRLLDKQAGSIRLESLGMAGGDLKTLRRLIYRPYGILLVTGPTGSGKSTTLYASLQEINDRSRNILTVEDPIEYNLPGIGQTQVNTKVDMTFARGLRAILRQDPDVVMIGEIRDLETAEIAVQASLTGHLVLSTLHTNTAVGAITRLMDMGIEPFLISSSLVGIVAQRLVRVLCKDCCEPYTPSEEHCEFLQQDPANPPTIHRAKGCEHCNHLGYRGRIGIYEVVEVNEEISSLIHKRAGELDLEHEARLHGPSIHADGVQKILDGVTTVEEVLRVTHRSR
- a CDS encoding transglutaminase-like cysteine peptidase, with the protein product METAASNPRRRGSLLSMLLMVITLSVAAFELSERLMSYVRSEFGEEAHGRLETWQSLYDMASRAAIDRQLRLVNSFFNRVRFVSDIAHWGEEDYWATPVELLTTNGGDCEDFSIAKYLTLKSMGVPDEQLRIVYVKALELNQAHMVLAWYPEPDADPLILDNLINEIKPASQRRDLEPVYSFNGDGLWLNRSGGDSERIGEARKLEHWQSLNDRMVDSLR
- a CDS encoding type II secretion system protein N, encoding MLFTSSRLPLILTIVAGIAMITVTAWQGVRFWQAETSAGDTTSATGMAIAETGTRKVPEVNLASFALFGEPGKEVPQSEPDTENLPETNLRLFLRGVLAASGDFPGSALVEDDKRNTEAYLVGDQLPGNATLRSVRANRIIIERGGKLENLYFPEDEDRSGISMASTQTSEDQEEPRGTQIRPSGVDKRASSANTDTSDQRREEIRQRLEQLRERLRANN